Genomic window (Streptosporangium brasiliense):
CTCGGCCGGGGCAACCAGCAGATCAGCCCCGCCGTACTGAAAAAGATCATGGCCTCCGGAGGGCTGACCGTCCTGGCCACCCAGCAGAAGCTCGCCGGCCTCGGCGGGCGCCCGCTGCTGGCCGACACCGGAGACCCGGAGGCGGACGCCCTGGTCGGCGGCCACGTCTCCGTCATCACCGGATATCGCGAGAGCGCGATGTACCGGATCCGTTCCGCGACTGAGGAGTTCCCGGCATGACCACCCTGACTGACAAGGTCGCCATCGTCACCGGCGGTGCCTCCGGCATCGGCCGGGCCACCGCGCTGCTGTTCGCCCGCCAGGGCGCGGCCGTCGTGGTCGCCGACCTCGACGGCCCCGGTGCCGCGGAGGTGGCCGGGGAGATCGAGGCCGAGGGCGGCAGGGCCGTGCCGGTCACGGCGGACGTGGCCGCTGAGGAGGACTGCGCGCGCGCCGTGCGGACCGCGGTGGAGACCTTCGGCGGCCTGCACGTGCTGTTCAACAACGCCGGGATCATCCGCCGGACCACCGCCCTGGACATCACGGCCGACGAGTGGGACCGGGTCATGGCGGTCAACGTCCGCTCGGTCTTCCTCATGTGCAAGCACGCGATCCCCGCCATGAAGGACGGCGGCTCGATCGTGAACACCGGCTCCGGCTGGGGCCTCAAGGGCGGCGGCAACGCCATCTCCTACTGCGCCTCCAAGGCCGCCGTGGTCAACATGACCCGCGCCCTGGCCATCGACCACGCCAAGGCCGGCATCCGCGTCAACTCGGTCAACCCCGGCGACACCGACACCCCGATGCTCCGCGAGGAGGCCCGCCAGCTCTCGGAGGACTGGGCCGCCTTCGCCGCCGACGCCGCCGACCGCCCGATGGGCCGCGCGGGCAGTCCCGACGAGATCGCCCAGGCCGTCCTCTTCCTGGCGAGTGACGCCGCCAGCTACGTCACCGGCGCGGCCCTGGTCGTCGACGGTGGCGGACTCGCCTAACCCACCCCCCGAAAACCCCACCCCCAGGAGGCACACCGTGTCTTTCCCCATCTCCAAGAAAGCCCTGGCCGCAGCGGCCTTGGCCCTGACCGCCACTGTCACCGCCGCCTGCAGCGGGAGCGGCGGCGGCGCGGCCACCGGCGGCCCGGCCGCCGGCGGGAAGGTCACCATCCGGTGGTCGACCTGGGGCTCGGCCGAGGACGTCGCGCTCTACAAGGGCTTCAACGACGACTTCATGAAGCGCCACCCGAACATCGTGCTGAAGATGGAGACGGTCCCCAAGTACGAGGACTACCACCCCAAGCTCCTGACCCAGCTCACCTCCAAGACCGCGCCCGACGTCTTCTTCGTCGGTGACGACAACGTCGGAAAGTTCGTCGCCGCCGGGGTGCTCGCCCCGCTCAACGACAAGCTCGCCGGCGCGGACAGCAAGAGCAAGCCCGAGGACTTCTTCGACGGCGTCTACGGCGGGGCCAAGAAGGACGGCCAGATCTACGGCGTCCCGAACGACACCAACCCCGAGGTGCTCTGGTACGGCAAGAAGGCGCTCAAGGAGGCCGGGATCACCGAGGACCCGGCCGAGCTGAACGCGGCCGGCAAGTGGACCATGGCCAAATACCTCGAGATGAACGCCAAGCTCAAGGCGGCGGGCAAGGCCGGCTCGATCTTCTGGAACTGGTACGGCTCGACCTACAGCGTCATCAGCGGTTTCGGCGGCAAGGTCTGGGACGGCGGCAAGTTCGTCGCCACCACCGACCCCAAGTCGCGCGAGGCCCTGCAGACCCTGGCCAAGGGCTACGCCGACAAGACCTTCCTGTCGGCCGACGTGCTGCCCGCCAGCAACGGCGCCAACACCCAGTTCATCCGGAGCAAGGCCGGGTTCTTCGCCGGCGGCCGGTGGATGATCGACGTGGTCAAGAAGGGCGGCGACCTGCCCAACTACGACATCGTGCCGTTCCCGTCGGAGACCGGCCAGCCGATGTCCGGCGCGGTCGCGGCCTCCTACCTGGCGCTCAACAAGGACTCCAAGAACGCCAAGGAGGCCTTCACCTTCCTGACCGAGTTCGTCAGCAAGGAGGGCCAGCTCCTGCGCCTCAAGAACGGCGGCGCGGTCCCCTCGATCAAGGGAGCCGAGCAGGTCGTGCTGGAGGGCGGCTACCCCGCGCACGCCCAGACCTTCCTGGACGTCCGTGACACCGGCTTCGCCAACTACTCCGACGAGGTCGCGGTGCCCGGCCTCACCAAGGACATCAACGACCACCTGCTGAAGGTCTGGACCGGCAAGGTCGCCTTCGAGCAGGGGATGACCGAGCTCCAGTCCCTCGTCGACGGCAAGATCGGATAGCGGCTGTGGGCGCCGTCACCTCGGCGCGCCCTGCCGCGAAACCCCGGCCCGCGCGCGCGACGACGCGCGTGCGGAGCCGGGACGGCTGGTGGGCCGCGCTCTTCCTCGCCCCGCAGGTCCTCGGCCTGCTCGCCTTCCTGGTCCTCCCGCTCGGGTTCGCGATCGCGCTCGCGTTCATGAAGTGGGACGGGCTCGGCGAGATGTCCTGGGTCGGCTTCGACAACTTCGCCGCCCAGCTCTCCGACCCCGACTTCGGCACGGCCGTCTGGAACACCGTCAAGCTCGCCGTCCTGACCGTCCCGGTGGGCCTGGCGCTCGCGCTGCTCGTCGCGATCGCGCTGAACAACGTCAGGGGCAAGACCTTCTACCGGGTCGTCTACTTCCTGCCGGTGGTCACCAGCTCGGTCGCGGTGGCCGTGATGTGGCAGGTCATCCTGGCCAGCGGCGACTACGGCGTGCTCAACAGCACCGTCCACGACTGGTTCGGGATCACCTTGCCCAACTGGCTGGACGACCCGGGCTGGGTCATCGTGGCCATCGCGGTCGTGACCGTCTGGTCCTCGCTCGGCCTCAACGTCGTGATCTTCCTGGCCGGGCTGCAGACCATCCCGCCGTCGCTGACGGAGGCCGCCCGCATCGACGGTGCCGGCCCGGTCCGGATCTTCCGGTCGGTGACGCTGCCGATGATCTCCCCGACCATCTTCTTCTCCACCGTGGTCGCGGTGATCAGCTCCTTCCAGGCGTTCGACCAGATCTACGTGCTGGTCAACCCCGACCACAACGACGGCGCCCGCACGATCGTCTACCAGGTCTACGACCTGGGCTTCAAGGACTTCGAGTTCGGCATGAGCAGCGCCGCCGCGCTGATCCTGCTGGCGCTGACGCTGCTCGTCACCCTCGTCCAGTTCGGAGTGCAGAAGCGCTTCGTCCACTACGACTCCTAAGGGGAGGCGTCGATGGCTGTGATCCCCGGACCCTCCCGCGTCCCCGTCCCTCGCCGGCTGGGCCAGGTCGCCCTGCACGCCGCGCTCGCCGCCGGCGGGCTGGTGATGCTGTTCCCGTTCGTCTGGATGCTGCTGACGTCGTTCAAGGGCGCGCACCAGATGATCAATTCGCCGCTCGACTGGCTGCCCGCCCCCTGGCGGGCGCAGAACTATCCCGACGCGTTCGGCGCGCTGCCCTTCGCCCAGGCCTACTGGAACAGCTTCTACATCGCGGTCGTCAACGTGGTCCTCACCCTGGTCACCTCCGCGATGGCCGCCTACGCCTTCGCCAGGATCCGCTTCCGCGGCTCCGGCCTGCTGTTCGGCCTGTTCCTGGCGACCCAGATGGTGCCGCAGCAGGTGATCATCGTCCCGCTCTACCTGATGCTGTCGAAGCTGGGCTGGATCGACTCCCACCTGGCGCTGATCGTGCCCGGCTTCGTCAATCCCTTCGCGGTCTTCCTGCTGCGGCAGTTCATCCGGGCGGTCCCGATCGAGCTGGAGGAGGCCGCCCGCCTCGACGGTGCCGGCCGCTGGACGATCTTCTGGCGGGTCGTGCTGCCCAACGTCAGGCCCGGCATGGGCGCGCTCGGCATCATCGTCTTCCTGGCGAGCTGGAACAGCTTCTTCTTCCCGCTGATCTTCCTGAACTCGCCTGAGCTGGCCACCGTGCCGCTGCTGGTCAGCCAGTTCGCCGGGCAGCACGGCGCCACCGACTACAACCTCATCCTCGCCGCCTCGGCCATCTCGGTCATCCCGATGATGATCGCCTTCCTGATCGGCCAGCGGCGCATCCTCAACAGCATGGCCATGTCCGGCCTGGGAGGACGCTGACAATGCTCGACCTTCGCGAGCGGCCCTTCACCGAGCGCGGCTCCCGGCTGCTGGTGATGGCCGCCGATGACGGCTCGCTCTGGATCGCCCGCGCCGAGTACGAGACACGGCTGTCGGAGACGACCGTGCTCACCGGTCTGCGGGTGTTCTCCGGCGGTGCGGAGCTGCCCGTACGGCAGGCGCGCGCCGACCGCATCTCCTTCGAGGGAGGCGTGGACCTGGTCTTCGCCGACGCCGAGACGCTGGTGCTGACCGGTTCGGGGGCCCGCGCGGTCTGGGACGGCGGCGCGGTGGAGATCGACGGAGCCCGCGTGCTGGTGGGGGAGGCGCGCCCGTACGACGGCGCCGCCCTGCTGGAGAGCGCCGCGCGTCGCTGGCGGGAGTGGTCCGGCCGGATGCCGGCCGTGCCGGAGGGGCTGCGGGAGCGGGCCGAGCAGGCGTGGTGGACGCTCGGCGTGAACCTGCTGCCCATCGGCTCCGCGGGCGGCCGGGAGGGCGTTGTCCCATCCAAGTACGGATATGTCGGCATCTGGAACTGGGACTCCTACTTCCACGCCGTCGCCCTGCGCCACGCCGATCCCGAGCTGGCCCGTGACCAGATCCGCATCCTGCTCGACCACCAGCGTCCCGACGGCCTCATCCCCGACGTGGTCCACGACCTGGGCGTGCTCGCCGAGACCACCGACCTGCCCCGCTCCGACCACATCCGCCTGGCCCAGCACGTCGGCCAGGCGGGCGGGGAGGGCTCCGACGGGGCCGGAGATCCCGCTCGGCCGGCCGACGGAGCCGAGCCGGCCGACGGGGCACGGGGGGAGGAGCCGGAGCGTCCGGAAGGGGCCGCCGAGCCGATCGGCGGCGTCGTCCCGGTCACCAAGCCCCCGCTGACGGCCTGGGCCGTCTGGAAGATCCACGAGGTGGCCCCGGACCTGGACTTCCTCGCCGAGGTCTACGGGCCGATCGCCCGCTCGCACGAGTGGTGGCTGACCGTCTCCGACCCCGACGGCGACGGGCTGGCCGAATATCTCCATCCCTACTCGTCAGGTCTGGACGACAGCCCGATCTGGGACCACGGTCCCCGGGCCGAACCCCCGGACCTCAACTCCTACCTGGCCCTGCAGGCCGACCGGCTGGGCGACATCGCCGAGGCGCTGGGCCGTACCGGGGAGGCGCGGCTCTGGCGGGAGCGGGCGGCCGAGCACGTCGAGCTGCTGGTGGCCAGGCGCTGGAACGGCAGCCGCTTCGTGACCCTGTCGAAGGCGGCCCGCCGTACGGCGGCGCCGTCAGCGGAGGTCGCCGCGGAGGCGGGGACCCCGGAGAGGTCCGGCGGACAGGTCCGCGCGCCGGGGAACGCCGCCGGTGACGCCGGGGCGGCGGGGGCACGGGCGGGCGAGGTGGAGGTGGCCACCCGGACCCCGCTGGAGCTGATGCCGCTGTTCACCGGCCGCCTCCCCGAGGAGATCGCCGGGCGGCTGGTGGCCGACCTGCTCTCCCCGGCTTTCTGGGCCGAGCGCCCGGTGCCCACGGTCGCCTTCGACGACCCGGCCTTCGACCCCGACGCCATGTGGCGCGGCCCGGTCTGGCTCAACGTCAACTACCTGTTGATCGAGGGTCTGCGCCGCTCGGGCCACGCCGAGGTCGCCGACGAGCTGACCAGGCGGACCCTGGAGATGGTGAACGCCGGTGGCGGCCTGTACGAATACTGGAACCCGCTCACCGGCGCCCGCGCGGCCCGCGCGACCAGCGGCTTCGGCTGGTCCTCCGCCCTCTTCCTCGACCTGGCCGCCGCTCAGGCGTGACCGGCCGCGTATGACAATTCGAGTTACATTGGCGGCATGACGACGGTCACGGTGCGTCTCGATGACAAGACGCGCAGAGAGCTCGAGCAGGTTGCCGAGGAGATGGGCGAGTCGATCTCGGAGGTCGTCCGCAAGGCCATCCACCTCGCGTGGTTCACCACCATGCAGGAGCGGATGCGGAAGGAGTCGGCCGAGATCGCCAGCGATCCCGCCGAGCGGGAAGAGGCCGAGCGGATCAGGGAGTGGGCCCGCTACCTTGCTTCGTAAGGGGTCCATCTTCCATGTGACTCTTCCCCCTCGCTCTCAGGACCACACCCAGCAGGGACGGCGATACGCGGTCGTGGTGACCGCCACGAGTTTCATCGGGTCGGTCGTGACGGTGGCGCCCACGTCCACCTCCGCCCGGGCGAGCTTGACTCGCCCGGGCGGAGGTCGACGGCCGCAAATGCCGGATCCTGCTTGAGCAGATGCTGGCGGTGGACATCGCCAAGCTCACGCAGTGGGTGGGAATTCTGGAGGACGACGAGCTGGACGCGCTGGACGACGCGTTGAGGCTCTATCACGGACTCCTGTGATCTCCGCCCGTGTCTCTTCCTCGACCTGGCCGCCGCTCAGGCGTGAGCGGCGGGGATGGTGCCCAGGCGGCCGGCCTGGTAGTCCTCGAAGGCCTTGACCAGCTCCTCCTGGGTGTTCATCACGAACGGGCCGTAGTGCGCGACCGGCTCGCCGATCGGGCGGCCGCCCAGCACGATGACCTCCAGGTTGGGGCTGCGGCTCTCCTGGGTCGCCGACGCCGAGACGGTGATGGTCTCACCGTC
Coding sequences:
- a CDS encoding SDR family NAD(P)-dependent oxidoreductase; amino-acid sequence: MTTLTDKVAIVTGGASGIGRATALLFARQGAAVVVADLDGPGAAEVAGEIEAEGGRAVPVTADVAAEEDCARAVRTAVETFGGLHVLFNNAGIIRRTTALDITADEWDRVMAVNVRSVFLMCKHAIPAMKDGGSIVNTGSGWGLKGGGNAISYCASKAAVVNMTRALAIDHAKAGIRVNSVNPGDTDTPMLREEARQLSEDWAAFAADAADRPMGRAGSPDEIAQAVLFLASDAASYVTGAALVVDGGGLA
- a CDS encoding ABC transporter substrate-binding protein; amino-acid sequence: MSFPISKKALAAAALALTATVTAACSGSGGGAATGGPAAGGKVTIRWSTWGSAEDVALYKGFNDDFMKRHPNIVLKMETVPKYEDYHPKLLTQLTSKTAPDVFFVGDDNVGKFVAAGVLAPLNDKLAGADSKSKPEDFFDGVYGGAKKDGQIYGVPNDTNPEVLWYGKKALKEAGITEDPAELNAAGKWTMAKYLEMNAKLKAAGKAGSIFWNWYGSTYSVISGFGGKVWDGGKFVATTDPKSREALQTLAKGYADKTFLSADVLPASNGANTQFIRSKAGFFAGGRWMIDVVKKGGDLPNYDIVPFPSETGQPMSGAVAASYLALNKDSKNAKEAFTFLTEFVSKEGQLLRLKNGGAVPSIKGAEQVVLEGGYPAHAQTFLDVRDTGFANYSDEVAVPGLTKDINDHLLKVWTGKVAFEQGMTELQSLVDGKIG
- a CDS encoding carbohydrate ABC transporter permease; this encodes MRSRDGWWAALFLAPQVLGLLAFLVLPLGFAIALAFMKWDGLGEMSWVGFDNFAAQLSDPDFGTAVWNTVKLAVLTVPVGLALALLVAIALNNVRGKTFYRVVYFLPVVTSSVAVAVMWQVILASGDYGVLNSTVHDWFGITLPNWLDDPGWVIVAIAVVTVWSSLGLNVVIFLAGLQTIPPSLTEAARIDGAGPVRIFRSVTLPMISPTIFFSTVVAVISSFQAFDQIYVLVNPDHNDGARTIVYQVYDLGFKDFEFGMSSAAALILLALTLLVTLVQFGVQKRFVHYDS
- a CDS encoding carbohydrate ABC transporter permease, with translation MAVIPGPSRVPVPRRLGQVALHAALAAGGLVMLFPFVWMLLTSFKGAHQMINSPLDWLPAPWRAQNYPDAFGALPFAQAYWNSFYIAVVNVVLTLVTSAMAAYAFARIRFRGSGLLFGLFLATQMVPQQVIIVPLYLMLSKLGWIDSHLALIVPGFVNPFAVFLLRQFIRAVPIELEEAARLDGAGRWTIFWRVVLPNVRPGMGALGIIVFLASWNSFFFPLIFLNSPELATVPLLVSQFAGQHGATDYNLILAASAISVIPMMIAFLIGQRRILNSMAMSGLGGR
- a CDS encoding amylo-alpha-1,6-glucosidase, with amino-acid sequence MLDLRERPFTERGSRLLVMAADDGSLWIARAEYETRLSETTVLTGLRVFSGGAELPVRQARADRISFEGGVDLVFADAETLVLTGSGARAVWDGGAVEIDGARVLVGEARPYDGAALLESAARRWREWSGRMPAVPEGLRERAEQAWWTLGVNLLPIGSAGGREGVVPSKYGYVGIWNWDSYFHAVALRHADPELARDQIRILLDHQRPDGLIPDVVHDLGVLAETTDLPRSDHIRLAQHVGQAGGEGSDGAGDPARPADGAEPADGARGEEPERPEGAAEPIGGVVPVTKPPLTAWAVWKIHEVAPDLDFLAEVYGPIARSHEWWLTVSDPDGDGLAEYLHPYSSGLDDSPIWDHGPRAEPPDLNSYLALQADRLGDIAEALGRTGEARLWRERAAEHVELLVARRWNGSRFVTLSKAARRTAAPSAEVAAEAGTPERSGGQVRAPGNAAGDAGAAGARAGEVEVATRTPLELMPLFTGRLPEEIAGRLVADLLSPAFWAERPVPTVAFDDPAFDPDAMWRGPVWLNVNYLLIEGLRRSGHAEVADELTRRTLEMVNAGGGLYEYWNPLTGARAARATSGFGWSSALFLDLAAAQA
- a CDS encoding ribbon-helix-helix protein, CopG family yields the protein MTTVTVRLDDKTRRELEQVAEEMGESISEVVRKAIHLAWFTTMQERMRKESAEIASDPAEREEAERIREWARYLAS
- a CDS encoding type II toxin-antitoxin system PemK/MazF family toxin; this encodes MLRKGSIFHVTLPPRSQDHTQQGRRYAVVVTATSFIGSVVTVAPTSTSARASLTRPGGGRRPQMPDPA